A genomic stretch from Gopherus flavomarginatus isolate rGopFla2 chromosome 3, rGopFla2.mat.asm, whole genome shotgun sequence includes:
- the LOC127046665 gene encoding uncharacterized protein LOC127046665, whose translation MPPRNKRAPAWTNAELQDLISVWGDEAVQTQLRSRRRNYDTYGQISQSMMRRGHERDALQCRVKIKEMKSAYCKAREGNRRSGAAPTTCRFYKELDAILGCDPTVNPRSTMESSEQGEVGDGVEDEYSDATGVEGDTPESQDTGSQELFSSPEETSQSQQLEADVDEEAEDRARGNSSNAAVSPASRRLQNLRRNPRKSKEELIKTVLNHYNRESRKTEEWRKSVQEWRLTESRRQELSAKRIARQMMRLLSRQTKSFESLVAMQANIYRANPQASQSTVPCPPVYPQNSFMQHPVPYYHQLPPTPITSPSNQDMFNSYPAHSTPIILQQSNGELHQTVTIE comes from the exons atgcctccacgcaacaaacgagccccagcatggaccaatgcagagctgcaggatctaattagtgtgtggggagatgaggctgttcaaacacagctgcgctccagaaggagaaactacgatacctatggtcagatatcgcagtccatgatgagaaggggccacgaacgggacgccttgcaatgcagagtaaaaattaaggagatgaagagtgcatactgcaaagcccgtgagggaaaccgacgctcaggagcagcccccacaacctgcaggttttacaaggagctggatgccatacttgggtgtgaccccaccgtgaatcctaggagcacgatggagagttcagagcagggagaagtgggggatggtgtagaggatgaatacagtgatgctaCTGGCGTTGAGGGGGACACCCCGGAgtctcaggacacaggcagccaggagctcttctccagccctgaggagactagccagtcacagcagctggaagcggacgttgatgaggaagctgaggatcgtgctcgtg gCAACTCGAGTAATGCAGCTgtgtcaccggcctcacgtagattgcagaatttgaggcgcaatcctaggaaatcaaaagaggagctgatcaagaccgttctgaaccactacaacagggaaagtaggaagactgaggagtggagaaaaagtgtacaggaatggaggctgactgaaagcaggagacaggaattgtctgccaaaagaatagccaggcagatgatgagactcctgtctcgccaaaccaagtcttttgagtctcttgtagccatgcaggcaaatataTACCGTGCTAACCCACAGGCTTCCCAAAGCactgttccttgtccccctgtgtatcctcaaaatagctttatgcagcacccagttccttattatcatcagctgcccccaacacctataacatcacctagtaaccaagatatgtttaattcttacccagcgcactccacccccatcattctgcagcaaagtaatggtgagttgcatcagacggttacaattgagtaa